A genomic segment from Microbulbifer elongatus encodes:
- the serB gene encoding phosphoserine phosphatase SerB, producing the protein MDANSPTSQYASLAAHCASAFALPVARALPEKPAAVTAPWCLTVLAGDIEAAQLEQLAAFVNADQWSPVALDILAARADCKVVRIQLEGDIAFAAARMALLDLGQSLGVELVLQAGETQRAPKLACFDMDSTLIQAEVIDELAKIAGVGDQVEEITLSAMRGELDFQQSFRKRMGLLKGFTEASLAEIAPRIPIMPGAQRLLLALRALGCKSAILSGGFTYFANYLRDNHLAVDFVHANQLEFDGGALTGNVIDPIVDGARKALLLQEIAQALDLSLDQVIAVGDGANDLPMLSLGALGIAFHAKPKVRAEAPQAIDGFGLDAALYLFGLNDREIAALLDERT; encoded by the coding sequence ATGGACGCCAACTCCCCCACTTCCCAGTACGCATCTCTCGCCGCCCACTGCGCGTCCGCGTTTGCTTTACCCGTCGCCCGGGCGCTGCCGGAAAAGCCCGCTGCGGTAACCGCTCCCTGGTGTCTGACAGTACTTGCCGGAGACATTGAGGCCGCGCAGCTGGAACAACTGGCCGCATTTGTGAACGCGGACCAGTGGAGCCCGGTGGCCCTGGATATCCTGGCGGCCCGCGCCGACTGCAAGGTGGTGCGCATCCAGCTGGAGGGCGATATCGCCTTCGCCGCCGCGCGTATGGCGCTGTTGGACCTTGGCCAGTCACTGGGAGTGGAACTGGTATTGCAGGCGGGGGAGACCCAGCGCGCGCCGAAACTGGCCTGTTTCGATATGGACTCCACCCTGATTCAGGCGGAAGTGATCGACGAACTGGCCAAGATCGCCGGCGTTGGCGACCAGGTGGAGGAGATAACCCTGTCCGCCATGCGCGGCGAGCTGGATTTCCAGCAGAGCTTCCGCAAGCGTATGGGGCTGCTGAAGGGCTTTACCGAAGCGAGTCTTGCAGAAATTGCCCCGCGTATTCCGATTATGCCCGGTGCCCAGCGCCTGTTGCTGGCGCTGCGTGCCCTGGGCTGTAAAAGCGCGATTCTCTCCGGAGGCTTCACCTATTTTGCCAACTACCTGCGCGACAACCATCTGGCGGTGGATTTTGTGCACGCAAACCAGCTGGAGTTCGATGGCGGCGCACTGACCGGGAATGTGATTGATCCGATTGTGGACGGTGCGCGCAAGGCGCTGCTGCTGCAGGAGATTGCGCAAGCGCTGGATCTATCGCTGGATCAGGTGATTGCGGTGGGAGATGGAGCCAACGATCTACCGATGTTGTCGCTGGGGGCCCTGGGGATTGCCTTCCACGCCAAGCCCAAGGTGCGCGCCGAAGCGCCGCAGGCGATCGATGGCTTTGGACTGGATGCGGCGCTGTATCTGTTCGGTCTCAACGACCGTGAGATCGCGGCGCTGCTGGATGAGCGTACCTGA
- a CDS encoding 3-hydroxybutyrate dehydrogenase, producing MHKDSSHAVLITGSTSGIGLAMAHCFGRAGYQVMLHGLADQDSAQALLAEFARYGSHNGFSDADLSTEEGCAQLVRDTREAVGNPSVLINNAGIQFTAPAHDFPAQKWQQILSINLSAGFFLSRDLLPAMRAANWGRIINIASVHGLVASEHKAAYCAAKHGLIGLTKVLALENADCNITANAICPGWVETPLIQPQIEAISREQQLDLEAARAQLVGAKQPMAKASRPEAIGELALYLCGDFASTITGASLPVDGGWTAQ from the coding sequence GTGCACAAGGATTCATCACACGCCGTTCTAATCACCGGTTCCACCAGTGGAATCGGACTGGCCATGGCCCACTGTTTCGGGCGCGCCGGCTATCAGGTGATGCTACATGGCCTCGCCGACCAGGACAGTGCACAGGCTCTGCTGGCAGAATTTGCCCGCTATGGTAGCCATAACGGCTTCAGTGACGCCGACCTGTCAACCGAAGAAGGCTGTGCACAGCTGGTACGTGACACCCGGGAAGCGGTTGGCAACCCCTCGGTACTGATCAACAATGCCGGTATTCAATTCACCGCGCCTGCCCACGACTTTCCGGCACAGAAATGGCAACAGATTCTGTCGATCAATCTGAGTGCGGGCTTCTTTCTGAGTCGCGATCTGCTGCCGGCCATGCGCGCGGCCAATTGGGGTCGCATCATCAATATCGCTTCCGTACATGGCCTGGTCGCTTCCGAACACAAGGCGGCATACTGTGCGGCCAAGCATGGCCTGATCGGATTGACGAAGGTGCTGGCACTGGAAAATGCGGACTGCAACATCACTGCGAATGCAATCTGCCCGGGCTGGGTAGAGACACCGCTGATTCAACCGCAGATCGAAGCGATCAGCCGGGAACAGCAGCTCGATCTGGAGGCCGCGCGCGCCCAGTTGGTGGGCGCGAAGCAGCCGATGGCAAAGGCGAGCAGGCCAGAGGCGATTGGCGAGCTGGCGTTGTACCTGTGTGGCGATTTTGCCAGCACCATTACCGGTGCCTCTTTGCCGGTGGACGGTGGATGGACCGCGCAGTAG
- a CDS encoding M1 family metallopeptidase encodes MLPPLFQASFGRLIGAGLLACSLVTLSGCGDSEEPARQKQIEERPTEQSPQAAPDSAAKPAEASHTDAPESGVDYHSFANTDDYRVKHLDLDLTADFENKVLKGEAILDIQRLTQKNPPLILDTRDIDVSAVRAGVGTSLQDVKFSMGKTDPNLGTPLKINLPKGANKVAIEYQTSPGASGVQWLEPQQTAGKKHPFLFTQAQAIHARSFIPLQDTPQVRMTYKATIRTPEELRAVMSANNDPEAELDGVFEFEMPQAIPSYLIAIGIGNLDFKAMGERTGVYAEPELLDAAAKEFEDTEDMLEVTEENFGPYRWDRYDLLILPPSFPFGGMENPRLSFITPTVIAGDKSLVALIAHELAHSWSGNLITNASWRDLWLNEGFTTYLTNRIMQFVYGDERYQMEMALGYDDLQADLADRPDKDEIMAIDLRGRDPDEVFSNIPYEKGSLFLYELEQKVGRENFDKFLMEYFNHFAFQSITTEDFVKYLDETLLKQYPDKLDRARIQEWIFEPGIPEGAPQPTSDAFTKLDPIREQWLNGEMKASDIDTEGWTFHQWKYFLDGMPEKLSEDQLQELDETFDLTQSKNNEIAFSWLMIAVRNDYEPANARLEDFLTSIGRNKFLRPLYRNLVENGKTDEAKRIFEKAKPGYHPLTVKVNSKIIYGD; translated from the coding sequence CCAAGCCAGTTTCGGCCGTCTGATCGGCGCCGGGCTGCTCGCCTGCAGCCTTGTCACGCTGAGTGGCTGCGGCGATTCGGAAGAGCCCGCACGCCAGAAACAGATCGAAGAACGCCCCACTGAACAGTCGCCGCAAGCGGCGCCCGATAGCGCGGCAAAACCGGCGGAAGCGTCCCACACGGACGCACCGGAGTCCGGCGTCGACTACCACTCCTTCGCCAATACCGACGACTATCGCGTCAAGCACCTCGACCTCGACCTCACCGCCGACTTCGAGAACAAAGTGCTGAAAGGCGAGGCCATTCTGGATATCCAGCGTCTGACCCAGAAAAATCCGCCGCTGATCCTCGATACCCGCGACATCGACGTGAGCGCCGTGCGCGCAGGAGTCGGTACCAGCCTGCAGGACGTCAAGTTCAGCATGGGCAAAACCGACCCCAATCTCGGCACCCCGCTGAAGATCAACCTGCCCAAGGGCGCCAATAAGGTCGCTATTGAATACCAGACCTCCCCCGGCGCTTCCGGCGTACAGTGGCTGGAGCCGCAGCAGACCGCAGGCAAAAAACACCCCTTCCTGTTCACCCAGGCCCAGGCCATTCACGCGCGCAGCTTTATTCCCCTGCAGGACACCCCGCAGGTGCGCATGACCTACAAGGCCACCATCCGCACGCCAGAAGAATTGCGTGCCGTGATGAGCGCCAACAACGATCCGGAGGCAGAACTGGATGGCGTGTTCGAATTTGAAATGCCCCAGGCGATTCCGTCCTACCTGATCGCCATCGGTATCGGCAATCTGGACTTCAAGGCCATGGGTGAGCGCACCGGTGTTTACGCCGAGCCGGAACTGCTGGACGCGGCGGCCAAAGAGTTCGAAGACACCGAGGACATGCTCGAGGTCACCGAGGAAAACTTCGGCCCCTACCGCTGGGATCGCTACGACCTGCTGATCCTGCCCCCGAGCTTTCCGTTCGGTGGCATGGAAAATCCGCGCCTGTCTTTTATCACCCCCACCGTGATCGCCGGTGACAAGAGCCTGGTGGCACTGATCGCCCACGAGCTGGCCCACTCCTGGTCCGGCAACCTGATCACCAACGCCAGCTGGCGCGACCTGTGGCTGAACGAAGGCTTCACCACCTATCTCACCAACCGCATCATGCAGTTTGTGTACGGCGACGAGCGCTACCAGATGGAAATGGCCCTGGGTTACGACGACCTGCAGGCAGACCTTGCGGACCGTCCGGACAAGGACGAGATCATGGCCATCGACCTGCGCGGCCGCGATCCGGACGAAGTTTTCTCGAATATCCCCTACGAAAAAGGCTCCCTGTTCCTGTACGAACTGGAGCAGAAAGTGGGCCGCGAGAACTTCGACAAATTCCTGATGGAATACTTCAACCACTTCGCCTTCCAGAGCATTACCACCGAAGACTTTGTGAAGTATCTGGATGAGACGCTGCTGAAGCAGTACCCGGACAAACTGGATCGCGCGCGCATTCAGGAGTGGATCTTTGAACCGGGTATTCCCGAAGGTGCCCCGCAGCCCACGTCCGACGCCTTCACCAAGCTGGACCCGATCCGCGAGCAATGGCTGAACGGCGAGATGAAAGCCAGCGATATCGACACCGAAGGCTGGACCTTCCACCAGTGGAAATACTTCCTCGACGGCATGCCGGAAAAACTGAGCGAAGACCAGTTGCAAGAACTGGACGAGACCTTCGATCTCACCCAGTCGAAAAACAACGAGATCGCCTTCAGCTGGCTGATGATCGCCGTGCGCAACGACTACGAGCCGGCCAACGCGCGCCTGGAAGACTTCCTCACCAGCATCGGCCGCAACAAGTTCCTGCGCCCGCTGTACCGCAACCTGGTGGAAAACGGCAAGACTGACGAAGCCAAACGCATCTTCGAAAAAGCCAAGCCCGGTTACCACCCGCTGACCGTGAAGGTGAATAGCAAGATTATTTACGGCGATTGA
- a CDS encoding efflux RND transporter periplasmic adaptor subunit has protein sequence MKLIRVFGPIRASVFALLATFSTPSTLHAQGPNAGPVPVRAATVALEQIANPVEALGTARAWEFVSLRAGVTEHISKIHFESGQKVKAGDVLVELSHGEELAELAGARATLERFERDEKRLRGLVNKNLTTREQWEAVQTQVAETRALIDGLQARIDDRIIRAPFDGQLGLRNISVGSLATPTTEITTIQEIDRLKLDFTVPERQLSAISGGMKIEAMSQAHPKRVFNGEVMIVEARVDPQTRAFTVRGRLDNPDGQLKPGMLLRVKIISNPRQALTIPEAALVPLAGEQSVFVVKKTEGGHMVQRSQVEIGQRYRGKVEVLSGLNQGDQVVTRGTLHIRDGQAVTVTAEEGAASQ, from the coding sequence ATGAAATTGATCCGCGTTTTCGGACCCATTCGCGCGAGCGTCTTCGCGCTGCTCGCCACTTTCTCCACCCCATCCACCCTCCACGCCCAGGGCCCCAATGCCGGGCCGGTGCCGGTGCGTGCGGCCACGGTGGCACTGGAGCAGATCGCCAACCCGGTGGAGGCGCTGGGTACCGCCAGGGCCTGGGAGTTTGTCTCCCTGCGTGCGGGGGTGACCGAACATATCAGCAAGATCCATTTTGAAAGTGGTCAGAAAGTAAAAGCCGGCGATGTGCTGGTGGAGTTGAGCCACGGTGAGGAGCTGGCGGAGCTGGCGGGGGCGCGCGCTACATTGGAGCGTTTTGAGCGCGACGAGAAACGCCTGCGTGGCTTGGTCAATAAAAACCTCACCACCCGCGAGCAGTGGGAGGCGGTGCAGACCCAGGTGGCGGAGACCCGCGCGCTGATCGATGGCCTGCAGGCGCGCATCGACGATCGCATTATCCGCGCACCGTTTGATGGCCAGCTGGGACTGCGCAATATCAGCGTGGGCAGCCTGGCTACCCCCACCACCGAGATCACCACCATTCAGGAAATCGACCGGCTGAAGCTGGACTTCACCGTACCCGAGCGTCAGCTGTCCGCGATTTCCGGCGGCATGAAAATCGAGGCCATGAGCCAGGCCCACCCCAAGCGGGTATTCAATGGTGAAGTGATGATTGTGGAAGCACGCGTGGACCCGCAGACCCGCGCCTTTACCGTGCGCGGCCGCCTGGACAACCCCGACGGACAACTGAAACCCGGCATGCTGCTGCGGGTAAAAATCATCAGCAACCCGCGCCAGGCGCTCACCATTCCCGAGGCGGCACTGGTGCCGCTGGCGGGCGAACAGTCGGTGTTTGTGGTGAAGAAAACCGAGGGCGGACACATGGTGCAGCGCAGCCAGGTGGAAATCGGTCAGCGCTACCGGGGCAAGGTGGAGGTACTTTCCGGCCTCAACCAGGGTGATCAGGTAGTGACCCGCGGCACCCTGCACATCCGCGATGGTCAGGCCGTGACCGTCACCGCCGAAGAGGGAGCGGCCAGCCAATGA
- a CDS encoding efflux RND transporter permease subunit has product MIISDTAVKRPVFALVLSLLLVVFGLISFDRLALREYPDIDPPIVSIDTNYPGASADIVETRITRLIEDRIAGIEGIKTVTSSSTDGRSRISIEFNINRDVDGAANDIRDRVSGVLNNLPVEADPPEIEKVDSSDDVVIWLNLTSDRMTVPELTDYANRYLVDRFSVLDGVARVRVGGAKDFAMRIWLDRGAMTAHNVTSADIEQALRAENRELPAGYLESSDRQFTLRLQRQFQSAEDFARLAIATGDSGHVVRLGDVARVELGSAEDRSTFRGNGEPMVGIGITRQSTGNIVAVAEAAKAEMDEVNKTLPDGMRLSQSYDASVFVSEAIKEVYTTLMIAVILVTLVIYLFLGNWRATLVPAVTVPVSLIATSILLYAFGFSINLLTLLALVLAIGLVVDDAIVVLENIFRRMDEYGEPPLLAAYRGAREVGFAVVATTLVLVAVFVPITFLVGDIGRLFSEFALTMSAAVIFSSLTALTLSPMLAAKLIRPNDQHNAATRFMDQTLSRTQVRYRRGLDVLLRRHWIAGLVFVGVMAFAALSFRLIPTEYAPREDRGSFFLLVNGPEGASYQYMQEYMDIIEARLMPLVEKGYVNRLLVRSPRSFGTSATFNTGMVIFTLAPWGERPSGFELMNQVREAVKDLSGVRAFPVMRQSFGGGLGKPVQFVLGGSSYEQLTQWRDQMNAAIEESNPGLLGVDWDYKETQPQLRINVDYERAADLGVQVSDVGTTLQTMFGSLRATTFINNGEEYDVILEGEREMQRTPDTLENLYVRSKTTGELIPLQSIVEVSEYADSPQLQRYNRVRSITLDANLADGLVLGEALEYLNRLAEENLEGSPVIDYKGQSKSFQDSSNTILFAILLGALVVFLVLAAQFESFVHPLVIMFTVPLAMAGALLGLLLTNQSLNIYSQVGLIMLVGLAAKNGILIVEFANQLRDRGVEFGQALRQAAETRLRPILMTGITTAAGSLPLLLSSGAGSETRAVIGTVVLFGVLAATLFTVYIVPVAYDVLARRTGSPGQVARDVDALETKHPMPDGD; this is encoded by the coding sequence ATGATCATCAGTGATACGGCGGTCAAACGCCCGGTTTTTGCACTGGTCCTGTCCCTGCTGCTGGTGGTGTTCGGCCTGATCAGTTTTGACCGGCTGGCACTGCGGGAATACCCGGATATCGACCCGCCTATTGTATCCATCGACACCAATTACCCGGGTGCCTCGGCGGATATTGTCGAGACCCGTATCACCCGCCTGATTGAGGACCGTATCGCCGGGATCGAGGGCATCAAGACGGTCACCTCGTCGAGCACCGACGGGCGCTCGCGGATTTCCATCGAGTTCAATATCAACCGGGATGTGGACGGCGCGGCCAACGATATCCGCGACCGGGTTTCCGGGGTACTCAACAACCTGCCGGTGGAAGCGGATCCACCGGAAATCGAGAAAGTCGACAGCAGCGACGACGTGGTGATCTGGCTCAACCTCACCTCCGATCGTATGACCGTGCCGGAGCTGACCGACTACGCCAACCGCTATCTGGTGGACCGCTTCTCGGTGCTGGACGGCGTGGCGCGAGTACGGGTGGGCGGCGCCAAAGATTTCGCCATGCGCATCTGGCTGGACCGGGGCGCCATGACCGCCCACAACGTCACCAGCGCGGATATCGAACAGGCCCTGCGCGCGGAAAACCGCGAGCTGCCGGCGGGTTATCTGGAATCTTCCGATCGCCAGTTTACCCTGCGCCTGCAGCGCCAGTTCCAGAGTGCCGAGGACTTTGCCCGCCTCGCCATTGCCACCGGCGACAGCGGCCATGTGGTGCGCCTCGGTGACGTGGCCCGCGTCGAGCTGGGATCCGCGGAAGACCGCTCCACCTTCCGCGGTAACGGCGAGCCCATGGTAGGCATCGGTATCACCCGCCAGTCCACCGGCAACATCGTGGCGGTGGCGGAAGCGGCCAAGGCGGAGATGGACGAGGTCAACAAGACCCTGCCGGACGGTATGCGCCTGAGCCAGAGTTACGATGCCTCGGTGTTCGTTTCCGAGGCCATCAAGGAGGTGTACACCACCCTGATGATCGCCGTGATTCTGGTGACCCTGGTGATCTACCTGTTCCTCGGTAACTGGCGCGCGACCCTGGTGCCGGCAGTGACGGTACCGGTATCCCTGATCGCCACGTCCATTCTTCTGTACGCTTTCGGATTCAGTATCAACCTGCTCACTCTGCTGGCGCTGGTACTGGCCATCGGCCTGGTGGTGGACGATGCCATCGTGGTGCTGGAAAACATATTCCGGCGCATGGACGAGTACGGCGAGCCGCCGCTGCTGGCCGCCTATCGCGGTGCGCGGGAGGTGGGCTTTGCGGTGGTGGCAACGACGCTGGTGCTGGTGGCGGTGTTTGTGCCGATCACTTTCCTGGTAGGGGATATCGGCCGACTGTTTTCCGAATTCGCCCTGACCATGTCCGCGGCGGTGATCTTTTCTTCCCTCACCGCGCTGACCCTGTCGCCGATGCTGGCAGCCAAGCTGATCCGCCCCAACGATCAGCACAACGCCGCCACGCGCTTTATGGACCAGACCCTCAGCCGTACTCAGGTGCGCTACCGCCGTGGACTGGATGTACTGCTGCGCCGGCACTGGATTGCCGGGCTGGTGTTTGTGGGCGTGATGGCGTTTGCCGCGCTGTCGTTCCGGCTTATCCCCACCGAGTATGCGCCGCGGGAAGACCGCGGCTCCTTCTTCTTGCTGGTGAACGGCCCCGAGGGCGCCAGCTACCAGTACATGCAGGAATACATGGATATCATCGAGGCGCGGCTGATGCCGCTGGTGGAAAAGGGTTATGTAAACCGCCTGCTGGTGCGCTCGCCGCGCTCCTTCGGCACCTCTGCCACCTTCAACACCGGCATGGTGATTTTCACCCTCGCGCCCTGGGGCGAACGCCCCTCCGGATTCGAATTGATGAACCAGGTGCGCGAAGCAGTTAAGGACCTCAGCGGGGTGCGCGCTTTCCCGGTGATGCGCCAGAGCTTTGGTGGCGGCCTGGGCAAGCCGGTGCAGTTTGTCCTCGGCGGCAGCAGCTACGAGCAGCTGACCCAGTGGCGGGACCAGATGAACGCCGCCATCGAGGAATCCAACCCGGGCCTGCTGGGTGTGGACTGGGACTACAAAGAAACCCAGCCGCAATTGCGCATCAATGTGGACTACGAGCGCGCCGCGGATCTCGGCGTGCAGGTGAGCGATGTGGGCACCACCCTGCAGACCATGTTCGGGTCCCTGCGCGCCACCACCTTTATCAACAACGGCGAGGAGTACGATGTGATCCTCGAGGGCGAACGGGAAATGCAGCGCACCCCGGACACCCTGGAAAACCTCTACGTGCGCTCCAAAACCACCGGCGAGCTGATTCCTCTGCAGAGTATTGTGGAAGTGAGCGAGTACGCGGACTCGCCGCAACTGCAACGCTATAACCGGGTGCGCTCCATCACCCTCGACGCCAACCTGGCGGACGGGCTGGTGCTGGGTGAAGCGCTGGAATACCTCAATCGTCTGGCGGAGGAAAATCTCGAGGGCTCCCCGGTGATCGACTACAAGGGACAGTCCAAGAGCTTCCAGGATTCCAGCAACACCATCCTGTTTGCGATCTTATTAGGTGCGCTGGTGGTATTCCTGGTGCTCGCCGCCCAGTTTGAAAGTTTCGTGCACCCGCTGGTGATCATGTTCACCGTGCCCCTGGCCATGGCCGGCGCGCTGCTTGGCCTGCTGCTGACAAACCAGTCGCTGAATATCTACAGCCAGGTGGGGCTGATCATGCTGGTGGGGCTGGCGGCGAAGAACGGTATTCTGATTGTGGAGTTCGCCAACCAGTTACGAGACAGAGGAGTAGAATTCGGCCAGGCCCTGCGTCAGGCTGCGGAAACGCGCCTGCGCCCGATCCTGATGACCGGCATTACCACCGCCGCCGGCTCTCTCCCCCTGTTGCTGTCCTCCGGCGCCGGCTCGGAAACCCGCGCGGTGATCGGTACCGTGGTGCTGTTCGGGGTGCTGGCGGCGACCCTGTTTACCGTGTACATCGTGCCGGTGGCCTACGATGTGCTGGCGCGGCGCACCGGTTCGCCGGGTCAGGTGGCGCGGGATGTGGATGCCCTGGAGACGAAACACCCCATGCCCGACGGGGATTGA
- a CDS encoding alpha/beta hydrolase, with product MRRLDPKLAEWLVAVNAQVAQLKAAGFEATPVNARESLANLTRNFVEPGPEMTVADTVVKGGEYSVPVRIYQPEAVTEGASIIYCHGGGHMAGSVSVYDPICRRVADACRRNVISVEYRLAPENPYPAALNDLINVVRNLGEALDRKKIPHNGRWILMGDSGGGALVASATRILQHQAHTIDAQVLIYPSLDYTMQAPSIEENGRGYLLEREKILWYFENYLQGGDNPYQVSPLHGEFTNNMPATLIVTAEFCALRDEGVEYVKKVRAGGANAEHLHFDDMIHAFLNIENIVPDACGRVYRHVAEYLQGI from the coding sequence ATGCGACGGCTTGATCCAAAATTGGCGGAGTGGCTGGTGGCGGTGAATGCCCAGGTCGCGCAACTGAAGGCTGCTGGCTTTGAAGCAACCCCGGTCAATGCCCGCGAAAGCCTCGCCAACCTGACCCGCAATTTTGTCGAGCCGGGTCCGGAGATGACGGTGGCGGATACCGTGGTCAAGGGTGGGGAATACTCCGTGCCGGTGCGTATTTACCAGCCGGAAGCTGTGACCGAAGGAGCATCCATTATTTACTGTCACGGCGGCGGCCATATGGCGGGAAGCGTTTCCGTTTACGACCCAATCTGCCGCCGTGTCGCCGATGCGTGCCGGCGCAATGTCATTTCTGTGGAGTATCGCTTGGCTCCGGAAAATCCCTATCCTGCAGCGTTGAATGACCTGATCAACGTGGTGCGCAACCTCGGCGAAGCTCTGGATCGCAAAAAAATTCCCCACAATGGCCGCTGGATTCTGATGGGCGATTCCGGTGGCGGCGCTCTGGTTGCCAGCGCTACGCGAATCCTGCAGCACCAGGCCCATACCATCGATGCCCAGGTTTTGATCTACCCCAGCCTCGACTACACCATGCAGGCACCGTCCATCGAAGAAAATGGGCGCGGCTATTTACTGGAGAGAGAAAAAATTCTCTGGTATTTCGAAAACTATCTGCAAGGTGGTGATAATCCCTACCAGGTATCTCCGTTGCACGGCGAGTTCACCAATAACATGCCAGCTACCTTGATAGTTACCGCGGAATTCTGCGCGCTTCGGGATGAAGGTGTGGAATATGTAAAGAAAGTGCGCGCCGGTGGTGCCAATGCCGAGCATCTGCACTTTGACGATATGATCCACGCTTTTCTGAATATCGAAAATATTGTTCCCGATGCATGTGGTCGGGTTTATCGTCACGTTGCTGAGTATCTTCAGGGGATTTAG
- a CDS encoding response regulator, giving the protein MDRAVVSFAPDSFLLQGAAVNYQLLIADDHPLYRDALATTLSSHFPNADLLQSEDLDSTLERLSQSEVDLLLLDLNMPGSEGFSGLARIRNDFPAVPVVVVSGSDKHSVIQQASSLGASGFLSKTARPDEILQCIESVLAGDQWFSEEALQAETESALAEKLNQLTPQQLKIFQMIAQGMLNKQIAYDLDITEPTVKSHVTAILRKLELRDRKQLIREAQALIQL; this is encoded by the coding sequence ATGGACCGCGCAGTAGTATCCTTTGCACCCGATTCATTTCTTCTGCAGGGTGCTGCCGTGAATTATCAGTTGTTGATTGCCGACGATCATCCGCTTTACCGCGATGCTTTGGCCACGACCCTTTCCAGCCATTTCCCCAATGCGGATCTATTGCAGAGCGAGGATCTGGATTCGACGCTTGAGCGGCTTTCTCAATCCGAAGTGGATCTGCTGTTGCTGGATCTGAATATGCCGGGCAGTGAGGGTTTCTCCGGGCTTGCACGTATCCGCAATGATTTTCCGGCGGTGCCGGTGGTGGTAGTCTCGGGTAGCGACAAGCACTCGGTGATTCAGCAGGCGTCCAGCCTGGGTGCCAGCGGGTTTCTGTCGAAGACGGCGCGGCCCGATGAGATTCTGCAATGCATTGAGTCTGTGCTGGCGGGAGACCAGTGGTTCAGTGAGGAGGCTTTGCAGGCAGAGACTGAGTCGGCGCTGGCGGAGAAGTTAAATCAACTCACCCCACAGCAGTTGAAGATTTTTCAGATGATTGCCCAAGGGATGCTGAACAAGCAGATTGCTTACGACCTGGATATCACCGAGCCCACCGTTAAAAGCCATGTGACCGCGATTTTACGCAAGCTGGAGTTGCGGGATCGCAAGCAGCTGATTCGCGAGGCTCAGGCACTGATTCAACTCTGA